A portion of the Flavobacterium magnum genome contains these proteins:
- a CDS encoding sensor histidine kinase: MFQLSFKNRLAFNFMITTALVMFGVFAVIYAIVKYNVYRDVNSDIEHEIALHFSEMDFDKDIFKWIDVEEWKEREHNRLTIDPVFVEIYKPDGIPVEKSPNLKKDNLHFYRNIHKKHFVDTTLHRQSIRQVQVPIVRNDSIKGYLSIAMSLEEENVVLDNLMLVLIISAILVLPLLFFIIRYIAGRSIRPIIRITETASQISRQNLNLRINLPPNRDELFVLSETINSLLERIETAVDREKQFTSDASHELRTPLAVIKGNLEVLIRKPREKEEYEKTINYCISEINRMNNLVDQLLLLARFENSQIVLQKQKIALNEIILESLERLSPLIKSRRSVINFKFDELFPVTTDAYKASIIIENILSNAIKYSEVGGVVDIHIFNENGYVICRITDFGIGISKQELQDIYKQFYRAKSNKFSDVKGTGIGLSIVKKLCELLGVSIDIQSSEKQGTTVALLFKDDDAPSGISEGS, translated from the coding sequence ATGTTCCAACTTTCGTTTAAAAACCGACTGGCTTTCAACTTCATGATCACGACGGCATTGGTGATGTTCGGCGTATTTGCCGTGATTTATGCCATCGTCAAATACAACGTGTACCGCGACGTCAATTCAGACATCGAACACGAAATCGCGCTCCATTTTTCGGAAATGGATTTCGATAAGGATATTTTCAAATGGATTGATGTGGAAGAATGGAAAGAACGCGAACACAACCGGCTAACCATCGATCCCGTTTTTGTCGAAATTTATAAACCCGACGGCATTCCCGTCGAGAAATCTCCAAATCTTAAAAAGGACAACCTGCATTTTTATCGGAATATCCATAAAAAGCATTTTGTGGATACCACCTTGCACCGGCAATCCATACGTCAGGTCCAGGTCCCGATTGTTAGAAATGACAGCATTAAGGGTTACCTCTCGATTGCCATGTCTCTGGAAGAAGAGAATGTCGTACTGGACAATTTAATGCTGGTTTTGATTATCTCCGCTATTCTTGTGCTTCCACTGCTGTTTTTCATCATTCGGTACATCGCTGGCCGTAGCATTCGCCCTATCATACGCATTACCGAAACCGCGAGCCAGATTTCGCGGCAAAATCTTAATTTAAGGATTAACCTGCCGCCGAACCGTGACGAATTGTTTGTATTATCCGAAACGATAAACAGCCTGCTCGAACGCATTGAAACCGCCGTGGATCGCGAGAAACAGTTTACATCCGATGCTTCGCACGAACTCCGGACGCCATTGGCTGTAATTAAAGGAAATTTAGAGGTGTTGATCCGTAAACCCCGTGAAAAAGAGGAATATGAAAAAACGATAAACTATTGCATTTCCGAAATCAACCGCATGAATAACCTGGTAGACCAGTTGCTTTTACTGGCGCGTTTCGAAAACAGCCAGATTGTGCTCCAGAAACAAAAAATCGCGCTGAATGAGATTATTCTCGAGTCACTTGAACGCCTGTCACCCTTGATAAAAAGCCGTAGGAGCGTCATCAATTTTAAGTTCGATGAGCTTTTCCCGGTGACCACTGATGCCTACAAAGCGTCTATAATTATTGAAAATATCCTGTCAAACGCCATTAAATACTCAGAAGTGGGCGGCGTGGTCGACATTCACATTTTTAACGAAAACGGCTATGTGATTTGCCGCATCACTGATTTTGGGATCGGTATCTCTAAGCAGGAATTGCAGGACATTTACAAACAGTTTTACCGTGCCAAATCAAACAAGTTTTCGGACGTAAAGGGCACAGGCATCGGTTTGTCGATTGTAAAAAAACTCTGCGAATTGCTTGGCGTATCCATCGATATCCAAAGTTCAGAAAAACAGGGAACGACTGTGGCGCTGCTGTTTAAGGATGACGACGCACCGTCAGGCATTTCTGAGGGTTCCTGA
- a CDS encoding leucyl aminopeptidase family protein, giving the protein MKIITVHELADFKGTILIPVFETHVKSLVPIEFQGVSVSSKVFYGKKDTSYHSDKYDCLHLFIGLGKTPDYKSVFTMFRRISLRNKEHFNTNTALVLPDGFQAGLAEAAFSGLLAGTYEIGHFKKTDSHPFLREGFELALLAKGNYTETADRAFRIAKAKLETLRLVDLPPNVATPQYLAKWAMEAGEKYGFKTTVFDRQTCVQLGLDAFLAVAQGSAREPQFIIMEYTPDNLTNGMKHIGLVGKGITFDTGGLNIKTAGMLHMKSDMAGGAAVLGAMQLVSDLKLDAKVTAIVPACENAVGNMSFLPADVIRSYSGHSIEIIDTDAEGRLILADGLSYLTKNYKPDYIVDIATLTGSSVATFGYECGALFTNNESLSKQLQQAGDDVGERVWPLPLWEAYRQDIESEVADVKNFSGKPVAGAISAAKFLEFFTAGHTAWAHLDVAGVAFGDDEFAKTKHATAFGVQLLTKFIENL; this is encoded by the coding sequence ATGAAAATAATTACTGTACACGAACTGGCTGATTTTAAAGGAACGATTTTGATTCCCGTTTTTGAGACCCATGTAAAAAGCCTCGTTCCAATTGAATTTCAAGGCGTTTCGGTTTCGTCAAAGGTGTTCTACGGAAAAAAGGATACGTCATATCATTCGGATAAATACGACTGCCTGCACCTCTTCATCGGCTTGGGTAAAACGCCTGATTACAAATCGGTTTTTACGATGTTCCGGCGTATATCGTTAAGGAATAAGGAACATTTCAACACAAACACCGCGCTGGTGCTTCCCGACGGATTTCAGGCCGGACTCGCAGAAGCCGCTTTCTCCGGATTGCTGGCCGGGACATACGAAATCGGGCATTTTAAAAAAACCGACAGCCACCCATTTCTCAGAGAAGGTTTTGAACTGGCGCTATTGGCAAAAGGCAATTATACGGAAACGGCAGACAGGGCGTTCAGGATTGCGAAAGCAAAACTTGAAACGCTGCGTTTGGTAGACCTGCCCCCGAACGTCGCCACGCCGCAATACCTGGCCAAATGGGCCATGGAGGCCGGAGAGAAGTACGGGTTCAAGACTACTGTATTCGATCGGCAAACCTGCGTCCAACTTGGGCTGGATGCGTTTTTAGCCGTGGCGCAGGGCAGTGCAAGGGAGCCGCAGTTCATTATTATGGAATACACGCCGGACAACCTGACTAACGGCATGAAGCATATCGGACTGGTGGGCAAGGGAATCACTTTCGATACCGGCGGACTCAATATCAAAACAGCCGGGATGCTGCATATGAAATCCGACATGGCGGGTGGCGCAGCTGTCTTGGGCGCCATGCAGCTGGTTTCCGACCTGAAGCTTGACGCCAAAGTTACGGCAATCGTACCCGCGTGCGAAAATGCGGTCGGAAATATGTCATTTTTGCCGGCCGATGTAATCAGGAGTTACAGTGGGCACAGCATTGAAATCATTGATACCGATGCCGAAGGACGGCTGATTCTCGCCGACGGATTGTCGTACCTCACAAAGAACTATAAACCTGACTACATTGTCGACATCGCCACCTTAACCGGAAGCAGCGTAGCAACTTTCGGGTATGAATGCGGCGCGCTGTTTACGAACAATGAGTCCTTATCCAAACAATTGCAGCAGGCAGGTGATGACGTTGGCGAACGTGTCTGGCCGTTACCGCTTTGGGAAGCCTACAGGCAGGATATTGAAAGTGAGGTTGCTGATGTGAAGAATTTCAGCGGAAAGCCTGTTGCAGGGGCGATCAGTGCGGCAAAATTCCTTGAATTTTTTACGGCAGGCCATACGGCCTGGGCGCACCTAGACGTTGCGGGTGTGGCATTCGGGGATGACGAATTTGCGAAAACGAAACATGCTACCGCATTTGGCGTGCAATTATTGACTAAATTTATTGAAAATCTATAG
- a CDS encoding LTA synthase family protein, whose product MLTKFLPRKRFALLTALAVWFLAASLLLRVTFMIWQHDEISWNILDVFRTLFTGIFFDIGTVSFVLLPAVLYFSILPNRLIGSWFDKIVTYFFTVLMLFILVLTFFAEITFWDEFRTRFNFIAVDYLIYTHEVVANIKESYPLPVLIGGVLLITGLIVFVFYKRQVFRDTFSHALALKKRVIALAITVGIALVFSLGITNNQAEWSSNRYNSEISKSGIYSFFAAFRNNQMKYTEFYSSTGNDAAFDLVRQKLGSPNATFVTDKYSVHRTLTGDGMENKNVVFILVESLSAKFLGEFGNTEHITPFMDSIAQQSVCFENLYATGTRTVRGMEAVTLSIPPTPGQSIVKRPDNHNLYTVASVFRNRRYDCNFFYGGDGYFDNMNSFFGGNGFTIYDRGRGSVLSDDIRTTRHNIADSEVTFENAWGICDEDIFNKMLGVADAQYRSGKPFFNFIMTTSNHRPYTYPSGKIDIPSGKSREGAVKYTDYALRQLFRKASRKPWFRNTVFVIIADHCASSAGKDEIDLANYHIPAFIINAGTTRKVETQCSQIDIFPTLFGLFGWSYDSDFYGKDVLENGFEERFFSGTYRKLALVKKNKAMILSDQKVQHFYTWDKNTNALEPLPMDKGFLTETISFYQTADYLFTNHRLK is encoded by the coding sequence ATGCTGACTAAATTCCTTCCCCGGAAAAGATTTGCCTTACTTACTGCGCTGGCTGTGTGGTTCCTGGCCGCTTCGTTGCTGCTGCGCGTCACCTTCATGATATGGCAGCATGACGAAATATCATGGAATATCCTCGATGTGTTCCGCACGCTGTTTACCGGTATTTTCTTTGATATCGGTACGGTCTCATTTGTATTGTTGCCGGCAGTGCTGTACTTTTCGATTTTACCCAACCGCCTCATCGGAAGCTGGTTCGACAAGATCGTAACGTATTTCTTTACGGTCCTGATGCTGTTCATCCTCGTGCTGACGTTTTTCGCTGAAATCACTTTCTGGGATGAATTCCGAACCCGTTTTAATTTTATTGCAGTCGATTACCTGATCTATACCCACGAAGTTGTGGCAAATATCAAGGAATCTTACCCATTGCCCGTTTTGATCGGCGGCGTTTTGCTGATCACAGGGCTGATTGTTTTTGTGTTTTACAAAAGGCAGGTCTTCCGCGACACGTTCTCTCATGCACTTGCGTTGAAAAAAAGGGTCATCGCGCTTGCCATCACGGTCGGGATTGCTTTGGTGTTTTCGCTTGGCATTACAAACAACCAGGCGGAATGGTCATCAAACCGTTACAATTCCGAAATCTCAAAATCCGGCATATATTCGTTTTTTGCCGCTTTCCGGAACAACCAGATGAAATACACCGAATTCTATTCGTCAACAGGCAATGACGCTGCATTCGATCTGGTCCGGCAGAAACTTGGCTCCCCCAACGCTACTTTCGTCACCGACAAATACAGCGTGCATCGAACACTGACAGGCGATGGTATGGAAAACAAGAACGTAGTTTTCATCCTGGTGGAAAGCCTGAGCGCAAAGTTCCTTGGTGAATTTGGCAACACGGAACACATCACGCCGTTTATGGACAGCATCGCGCAACAATCCGTTTGCTTTGAGAACCTCTATGCCACCGGCACCCGCACAGTTCGCGGGATGGAAGCCGTCACGCTGAGCATTCCGCCCACGCCGGGACAAAGTATCGTTAAAAGACCCGACAACCACAACCTATATACTGTCGCTTCGGTATTCAGGAACCGCCGGTATGATTGCAATTTCTTTTATGGCGGCGATGGTTACTTCGACAATATGAACAGTTTCTTTGGCGGCAATGGCTTTACGATCTATGATCGCGGCCGGGGCAGCGTACTGAGTGACGACATCAGGACGACGCGCCACAATATTGCCGACAGTGAGGTGACTTTTGAAAACGCCTGGGGCATTTGTGACGAAGACATTTTCAATAAAATGCTCGGCGTCGCGGATGCGCAATACCGGTCGGGCAAGCCTTTTTTCAATTTCATCATGACCACCTCAAACCACAGGCCATACACATACCCTTCAGGAAAAATAGACATCCCGTCAGGCAAGAGCAGGGAAGGCGCCGTAAAGTATACCGATTATGCTTTGAGGCAACTTTTCCGTAAGGCAAGCCGCAAGCCCTGGTTCAGGAATACCGTGTTTGTGATAATTGCGGACCATTGTGCGAGCAGCGCCGGAAAAGACGAGATTGATCTGGCCAATTACCATATTCCGGCATTTATCATCAATGCGGGAACAACGCGGAAAGTGGAGACGCAGTGCTCGCAGATTGATATTTTCCCGACGCTTTTCGGGTTATTCGGTTGGTCATACGACTCTGATTTCTATGGCAAGGACGTACTCGAAAATGGCTTTGAGGAGCGTTTCTTCTCCGGGACTTACCGCAAGCTTGCCTTAGTGAAAAAAAACAAGGCCATGATTTTATCGGACCAGAAAGTGCAACATTTTTATACCTGGGATAAAAACACCAATGCGCTGGAACCTTTGCCCATGGATAAAGGATTTCTGACAGAAACCATTTCGTTTTACCAAACAGCGGATTATTTGTTTACAAACCATCGCCTGAAATAA
- a CDS encoding ATP-grasp domain-containing protein, whose protein sequence is MADNRTFICISNYFKGSDFMIELKQLGNTVFLVTSDKLRDKPWPFEHLDEVFYMDGQDTDWNMEHLLLGVQGLMKSNKIDGIVALDDFDVEKATYLREHLRIQGMGQTTGRYFRDKLAMRMRAKSCGISNPNFCSLFNDHDINTFADTVAPPWVLKPRSEASASGIIKIHDKESLWMHINEMGNNRFKYLVEQFRPGDVYHCDSLIVNGKIVFSMTSKYLATPMEISQGGGIFRSANIVYGSEDDKAIKKCNEQVIKGFGLKHGAAHSEYIKCKDDGKIYFLETSSRVGGAHLAEMVAAASGINLWKEWAKIEDALVRETAYKLPKVRKEYAGIVLTLSKFEKPDLSPFSDEEVCFQVPLEYHAGLIVNSDKPNRVLELLDDYADRLVHDYAAVAAQAEIKKLH, encoded by the coding sequence ATGGCTGACAACAGGACCTTCATTTGCATTTCCAATTATTTCAAGGGATCCGATTTTATGATTGAGCTGAAGCAGCTTGGCAACACGGTTTTCCTGGTAACATCGGATAAACTCCGCGACAAGCCATGGCCCTTTGAACACCTTGACGAAGTGTTTTATATGGACGGCCAGGATACGGACTGGAACATGGAACACTTGCTCCTGGGCGTACAGGGCCTGATGAAAAGCAACAAAATTGACGGTATTGTTGCGCTTGACGATTTCGATGTCGAAAAAGCGACGTACCTGCGGGAACACCTGAGGATCCAGGGAATGGGGCAAACCACAGGCCGGTATTTCCGTGACAAGCTCGCCATGCGCATGCGTGCCAAAAGCTGCGGGATCTCGAATCCGAATTTCTGTTCACTGTTTAACGACCATGACATCAATACCTTCGCCGATACGGTGGCGCCGCCATGGGTGTTGAAACCGCGTTCAGAAGCTTCCGCTTCAGGGATTATCAAGATTCATGACAAGGAGTCCCTTTGGATGCATATCAATGAGATGGGCAATAACCGTTTCAAATATCTTGTAGAGCAGTTTCGCCCGGGCGACGTGTACCATTGCGACAGCCTGATTGTAAACGGTAAGATTGTGTTCAGTATGACCTCCAAATACCTGGCTACCCCGATGGAGATTTCGCAGGGCGGCGGGATTTTCCGCAGTGCCAATATTGTCTATGGATCAGAGGATGATAAAGCGATAAAAAAGTGCAATGAGCAGGTGATTAAAGGCTTTGGCCTGAAACATGGTGCGGCGCATTCGGAATACATCAAATGCAAAGATGACGGAAAAATTTACTTCCTGGAGACGTCCTCAAGGGTTGGAGGAGCGCACCTTGCCGAAATGGTGGCGGCTGCATCCGGAATCAACCTGTGGAAGGAATGGGCGAAAATTGAAGATGCACTGGTTAGGGAAACCGCTTACAAGCTCCCGAAGGTACGTAAGGAATATGCGGGTATTGTATTGACATTGTCCAAATTTGAAAAACCCGACTTATCGCCATTCTCCGACGAGGAAGTATGTTTCCAGGTGCCTTTGGAATACCATGCCGGACTGATTGTGAATTCGGATAAGCCGAACCGCGTGCTGGAATTACTGGACGACTATGCGGACAGGCTTGTACACGACTACGCAGCAGTGGCGGCACAGGCCGAAATTAAGAAACTGCATTAA
- a CDS encoding thioredoxin family protein — translation MKSLIFAVLMVGNFAQSQQLHWKTDIDKALREAAVANKDVLLFFTVSEQCENCDKLDKNIFSSEEFQAFAKENYIPVRIDFSQKPTEELTDSMIEKNLLIIEKYNKDGFFPLVVVLSKDSKVRGKTGVYKEETPTQFISMLRKF, via the coding sequence ATGAAAAGCCTAATATTCGCAGTCCTGATGGTGGGCAACTTCGCCCAAAGCCAACAATTGCATTGGAAAACCGATATCGACAAGGCACTCAGGGAAGCGGCCGTGGCAAACAAGGACGTGTTGCTGTTTTTTACGGTGTCAGAACAGTGCGAGAATTGTGACAAGCTCGATAAGAATATTTTCAGTAGCGAAGAATTTCAGGCTTTCGCCAAAGAAAATTACATACCGGTGAGGATTGACTTCTCGCAAAAGCCTACCGAAGAACTGACCGACAGCATGATTGAAAAGAACCTGCTGATCATTGAAAAATATAACAAGGACGGTTTTTTCCCGTTAGTCGTCGTGCTCAGCAAGGATTCGAAAGTCCGCGGAAAAACCGGCGTATATAAGGAAGAAACGCCCACGCAGTTTATCAGCATGCTGCGAAAATTTTAA
- a CDS encoding alpha/beta hydrolase yields MISNANINLHFREPGPEEPQLNILLTTDDDDERPVYLSGNFNEWHTQDRKFEMDKVGNGLYHFRFPEDFVYPNELLYKFTKGDWSAVEIDQSGNRTENRSCTQTQGLRREHVAKWRRNWLPFKPNFLPQIQLISEGFDMPQLNRKRRIWALLPHDYDSSGERYPVMYLQDAQNLFNEQAQYGNWEIDKKLAVMSEYKIGKIIIIAIEHAEQDRIKEYNVGRTVLGAGEGKKYIRFITDTLKPFVDGKFRTKPEREHTGIGGSSMGGLVSIFSGLMYPEVYGKLMIFSPSLWVVPKMDFMNMNLDEPGDTKIYLYAGGDESKTMIGQVKKFKDNMIKNGFVADKMKIRLSINMEGQHNERYWSDEFPKAMEWLFFNTKDN; encoded by the coding sequence ATGATTTCCAACGCCAACATCAATTTACATTTCCGCGAACCGGGGCCTGAGGAGCCTCAGCTTAACATCCTGTTGACCACCGATGACGATGACGAAAGGCCTGTATACCTGTCGGGCAATTTCAATGAATGGCACACGCAGGACCGCAAATTTGAGATGGACAAAGTCGGCAATGGCCTGTACCATTTTAGATTCCCCGAAGATTTCGTGTATCCCAACGAGCTGCTTTACAAGTTTACCAAAGGCGATTGGAGTGCTGTCGAAATTGACCAGTCCGGAAACCGGACCGAAAACCGTTCCTGCACACAAACACAGGGTTTGCGCCGTGAACATGTCGCAAAGTGGCGTCGGAACTGGCTGCCCTTCAAACCGAATTTCCTTCCGCAAATCCAGCTGATTTCAGAAGGATTCGACATGCCGCAGCTCAACAGGAAGCGTCGGATCTGGGCATTATTGCCTCATGATTATGACAGTTCGGGCGAACGCTATCCGGTAATGTACCTGCAGGATGCCCAGAATCTTTTTAACGAACAAGCACAATACGGCAATTGGGAAATTGACAAGAAACTCGCGGTGATGTCCGAATATAAAATCGGTAAAATCATCATTATCGCTATTGAACACGCCGAGCAGGATCGAATAAAGGAATACAACGTGGGCCGGACCGTTTTGGGTGCCGGTGAGGGAAAAAAATACATCCGGTTTATTACCGATACGCTGAAGCCCTTTGTCGACGGCAAATTCAGGACGAAGCCGGAAAGGGAACACACGGGCATCGGCGGGAGCTCGATGGGCGGGCTCGTAAGCATTTTCAGCGGACTGATGTATCCGGAAGTGTATGGCAAACTGATGATTTTTTCACCATCGCTCTGGGTGGTTCCAAAGATGGATTTTATGAATATGAATCTTGATGAACCCGGCGACACCAAGATTTACCTCTATGCGGGCGGCGACGAAAGCAAGACCATGATCGGTCAGGTTAAGAAGTTTAAAGACAATATGATTAAGAACGGATTTGTCGCTGATAAGATGAAAATCCGCCTCAGTATTAATATGGAAGGCCAACACAACGAGCGGTATTGGAGCGACGAATTCCCGAAAGCGATGGAATGGCTTTTTTTTAACACCAAAGACAATTAA
- a CDS encoding response regulator transcription factor, whose protein sequence is MTKILIVEDEPGISGFLKKGLEEEGYAIDIAATGNEGLKRALSHSYDLLLLDWMLPGLSGLDICTRVREQDKTTPIIFITAKDTIQETIAGLRSGANDYIKKPFHFEELLERIRVQLRHTEGEVNEYQLGDISINKLAHKVFRAGHEVALTQKEFSLLEYLVKNKGRICTRTQIIEDVWNISFEYDTGVIDVFMNSLRKKLNLKKDEDYIRTIRGIGYIADEIG, encoded by the coding sequence ATGACGAAGATACTCATTGTCGAAGATGAACCCGGAATTTCGGGCTTCCTGAAGAAAGGGCTCGAAGAAGAAGGCTATGCGATTGATATTGCGGCTACCGGCAATGAAGGCCTCAAGCGCGCACTGTCGCACTCCTACGATTTGCTGCTGCTCGACTGGATGCTGCCGGGACTTAGCGGTCTCGACATCTGTACCCGCGTCAGGGAACAGGATAAAACCACACCGATTATTTTCATCACCGCGAAAGACACCATTCAGGAAACGATTGCCGGATTGCGCTCGGGCGCCAATGATTATATTAAGAAACCATTCCATTTTGAGGAACTGCTCGAAAGGATCAGGGTGCAGCTTCGTCACACGGAAGGTGAAGTAAACGAATACCAGCTGGGCGACATCAGCATTAATAAACTGGCACATAAGGTGTTCCGTGCAGGACACGAGGTGGCACTCACGCAAAAGGAATTTTCCTTGCTGGAATATCTCGTAAAAAACAAGGGCCGGATCTGCACCAGGACGCAGATTATTGAAGACGTTTGGAATATCAGTTTCGAATATGACACCGGCGTCATCGATGTTTTTATGAATTCCCTGCGCAAGAAGCTCAACCTTAAAAAAGATGAAGATTATATCAGGACCATCCGCGGAATAGGCTATATTGCGGATGAAATCGGCTGA